From Planctomycetota bacterium, a single genomic window includes:
- a CDS encoding phosphate ABC transporter substrate-binding protein, with the protein MAALVLGAAATGLAQQVKLDGALPPYEAVSGVSGNLSSVGSDTMNNLMTLWAEQFRRFYPNVNIQVEGKGSSTAIPALVAGTAQLGPMSRPPKDTEIDLFESKFGYKPLVLRTAVDALAVFVNKDNPLPYLTLEQADAIFSKSRRRGGRPVRTWGDLGLTGEWAGRPISLYGRNSASGTYGFFKEHVLKNGDFKDEVKEQPGSASVVLGVATDPTAIGYSGIGYVTSGVRAVPLVDRPGGAPIAATAENAYSGEYPLARFLLVVVNRPPSRPLDPLTREFLKLVFSRPGQEVVLKDGYFPLTADLAREERSKIE; encoded by the coding sequence ATGGCGGCGCTGGTCCTGGGGGCGGCCGCGACAGGGCTTGCGCAGCAGGTGAAACTCGACGGGGCGCTCCCGCCCTACGAGGCGGTTTCCGGCGTGAGCGGCAACCTTTCGAGCGTCGGCTCGGACACGATGAACAACCTCATGACCCTCTGGGCCGAGCAGTTCCGCAGGTTCTACCCCAATGTCAACATTCAGGTGGAAGGAAAGGGCTCCAGCACGGCGATCCCGGCGCTCGTGGCCGGGACGGCGCAGCTCGGCCCCATGTCCCGGCCGCCCAAGGACACCGAGATCGACCTCTTCGAAAGCAAGTTCGGATACAAGCCCCTCGTCCTTCGGACGGCGGTGGACGCGCTGGCGGTTTTCGTGAACAAGGATAACCCGCTTCCGTACCTTACGCTGGAGCAGGCCGACGCGATCTTCTCCAAGTCGCGCCGTCGCGGGGGCCGTCCCGTGCGCACGTGGGGGGACCTCGGACTCACCGGCGAATGGGCGGGCCGGCCGATCAGTCTCTACGGCCGCAACTCCGCGTCCGGCACGTACGGGTTCTTCAAGGAGCACGTGCTCAAGAACGGCGACTTCAAGGATGAGGTCAAGGAGCAGCCCGGGTCCGCCTCCGTGGTTCTGGGCGTGGCGACGGACCCAACCGCGATCGGCTACAGCGGGATCGGTTACGTCACCTCCGGCGTGCGGGCCGTGCCGCTGGTAGATCGGCCGGGAGGCGCTCCCATTGCGGCCACGGCGGAGAACGCGTACTCCGGGGAGTATCCCCTGGCGCGCTTTCTCCTGGTGGTGGTGAACCGGCCTCCCTCCCGACCGCTGGATCCCTTGACGCGGGAGTTCCTCAAGCTCGTCTTCTCGCGGCCCGGGCAGGAAGTCGTCCTGAAGGACGGGTACTTTCCGCTGACCGCCGACCTGGCTCGGGAGGAGCGATCGAAGATCGAGTAG
- the pstA gene encoding phosphate ABC transporter permease PstA — translation MRRGGGEGLIWLTGGALAVCLLLVLGLVALLMVHGLGFFWPRALVRIELRDGSRVLGAITATETGPSGRRLQLRQGNRDVYGNDFRWIDESAIARRDTPRDAVVLERCEWGPMYGYLRGLTASDGRRVEKPELLWTTLHEELARTERISREIRRLERDEVGAINREEERLRLSLRRLELDGVREGSAVESLRARQAEARKRFEEIAGRLRELRGRLGGAVRLDVEGAGEREVPLSAVVEAYRPNSMGVFRKVAFYMGRVWEFLSEEPREANTEGGIFPALFGTVLMVLLMSLFVSPLGVLAALYLREYARQGVLVSAVRIAVNNLAGVPSIVFGVFGVGFFIYTVGGTIDRLFYPEALPAPTFGTGGLLWASLTLALLTVPVVIVATEEGLAAIPRGLREASLALGATKFETTWRVVLPSLLPSILTGLILAMARAAGEVAPLMITGVVKLAPSLPVDGTPPYLHLERKFMHLGFHIYDVGFQSPNVEAARPMVFATALLLLLVVVILNLTAVLVRQKLRRRLSSASL, via the coding sequence GTGAGGCGCGGCGGAGGCGAGGGTCTGATCTGGCTGACCGGCGGGGCGCTGGCGGTGTGCCTGCTTCTGGTCCTCGGGCTTGTGGCGCTGCTCATGGTTCACGGTCTCGGATTCTTCTGGCCCCGGGCGCTCGTGCGGATCGAGCTTCGGGACGGGTCGCGGGTCCTCGGAGCGATCACGGCGACCGAGACGGGACCTTCGGGACGGCGCTTGCAGCTGCGGCAGGGCAACCGCGACGTTTACGGGAACGATTTCCGCTGGATCGACGAGTCGGCCATAGCGCGGCGCGACACGCCGCGGGACGCCGTGGTCCTGGAGCGCTGCGAATGGGGGCCGATGTACGGCTATCTCCGCGGGCTGACCGCTTCCGACGGCCGCCGCGTGGAAAAACCCGAACTCCTGTGGACGACGCTCCACGAGGAACTCGCGCGGACGGAAAGGATTTCGCGCGAGATCCGGCGTCTGGAGCGGGACGAGGTCGGCGCGATCAACCGTGAGGAGGAGCGCCTCCGCTTGAGCCTTCGGCGTCTGGAGCTCGACGGCGTTCGGGAGGGGTCCGCGGTCGAATCCTTGCGCGCCCGGCAGGCCGAGGCGAGGAAGCGTTTCGAGGAGATCGCCGGCCGGCTGCGGGAACTTCGGGGACGTCTCGGCGGGGCCGTGCGGCTGGACGTCGAAGGGGCGGGGGAGCGGGAGGTGCCGCTGTCGGCGGTCGTGGAGGCGTATCGTCCGAACTCGATGGGGGTGTTCCGAAAAGTCGCTTTTTATATGGGGCGCGTGTGGGAGTTTCTGTCGGAGGAGCCTCGAGAGGCCAACACCGAGGGAGGCATCTTTCCGGCCCTCTTCGGCACGGTGCTCATGGTTCTCCTCATGAGTCTCTTTGTAAGTCCCTTGGGGGTCCTGGCGGCGCTTTACCTGCGCGAGTATGCGCGCCAGGGAGTGCTCGTCAGCGCGGTGCGGATCGCCGTGAACAATCTGGCGGGGGTGCCTTCGATCGTTTTCGGGGTTTTCGGCGTGGGCTTCTTCATCTACACGGTCGGGGGGACGATCGACCGTCTCTTCTACCCGGAAGCGCTTCCGGCGCCGACCTTCGGCACGGGGGGGCTGCTGTGGGCGTCGCTGACGCTGGCGCTCCTGACGGTGCCGGTCGTGATCGTGGCCACGGAGGAAGGATTGGCCGCGATTCCGAGGGGTCTCCGAGAAGCGTCCCTGGCGCTGGGGGCCACGAAGTTCGAAACCACCTGGAGGGTGGTGCTCCCGTCGCTTCTGCCTTCGATCCTCACGGGCCTCATCCTCGCGATGGCGCGCGCGGCGGGCGAGGTGGCTCCTCTCATGATCACCGGGGTGGTCAAGCTCGCGCCTTCGCTGCCCGTGGACGGAACGCCCCCGTACCTGCACCTGGAGCGCAAGTTCATGCACCTCGGGTTTCACATCTACGACGTCGGTTTCCAGTCGCCGAACGTGGAGGCCGCGCGGCCGATGGTGTTCGCCACGGCGCTTCTTTTGCTCCTGGTGGTCGTGATCCTCAATCTCACGGCCGTCCTGGTGCGCCAGAAGCTCCGGCGCCGGCTGTCGTCGGCGTCCCTGTGA
- a CDS encoding ABC transporter permease subunit: MLPDPPPRTQAGGPAPRVRPPLWRFPRAGRRRVADRLARGVVTLGGVAVIGSILAILVVLVAEVAPLFRPARIAERGGFALAPKGPPLIVGVDEYREVLYVATIGGLRFFDRSGALLAEPSLSAPAGTSVGPVSDRRRGSLALTFSDGSLLPVEIVFRTTYGEQGRSVRPEVRTSPPVRIAEADAPLLAATHSGTEDGLVAAAAVAPRRLAIVRRRQKRALVGPGRVEEARHEVDLPGTGRVVALAVDGRGEDLFAGTTEGTLVRVDLRGARAPQVVGTQAVTPDGAGVSVLGFLLGDRTLIVGDVRGRLSGWGLVRGEGDAWILRKYRDFAPHGAAMAGFQASSRDKGFLTWDVQGEIRLHHGTTGRTVAEIHAGPGAVACLAPKGDGIFAVDPGGRVRSWDLSNPHPEVTLGTLFGRVWYEGYERPEFVWQSTGGTDDFEPKLSLVPLVYGTLKGTFYALLFAAPLALLAALYVSQFMHPSLRSVVKPVVEIMAALPSVVLGFLAGLWLAPRVERWLPGLLLAGPLSAGLLLAGAAVWRRLPAGARKWIRPGREIVLVSALVGIGLAVSLPLGAWLERAAAGGDYRNWLREVLGLSFDQRNSIVVGIAMGFAVIPVIFTIAEDSLSGVPGHLTAGSLALGATRWQTAIRVVLPTASPGIFSAVMVGFGRAVGETMIVLMATGNTPILSPSPFNGFRALSANIAVELPEAPHGSTLYRVLFLAALLLFAMTFAANTVAELVRLRLRRRYQSL; the protein is encoded by the coding sequence ATGCTTCCGGACCCACCACCCCGTACTCAGGCCGGCGGACCCGCACCCCGGGTCCGCCCGCCCCTTTGGAGATTCCCTCGGGCCGGCCGGCGGCGCGTCGCCGACCGGCTGGCTCGAGGCGTCGTCACCCTCGGAGGGGTCGCCGTCATCGGATCGATCCTGGCCATCCTCGTCGTCCTTGTGGCCGAAGTGGCCCCCCTTTTCCGTCCCGCGCGCATCGCCGAGCGCGGCGGCTTCGCCCTCGCCCCGAAGGGCCCTCCTCTTATCGTCGGAGTCGATGAATATCGCGAAGTCCTGTACGTGGCGACGATCGGAGGACTCCGATTCTTCGATCGGTCGGGAGCGCTGCTTGCGGAACCCTCCCTTTCAGCGCCGGCGGGGACCTCGGTCGGCCCGGTGTCGGATCGCCGGCGGGGCTCCCTGGCGCTGACCTTTTCGGACGGAAGCCTCCTGCCGGTGGAAATCGTTTTTCGGACCACGTACGGGGAACAAGGCCGTTCCGTGCGTCCCGAAGTCCGAACGTCGCCGCCCGTTCGAATCGCCGAGGCGGATGCTCCCCTCCTTGCGGCGACGCACTCCGGGACGGAGGACGGACTGGTCGCGGCCGCGGCGGTGGCGCCTCGCAGGCTCGCGATCGTGCGGCGGCGCCAGAAACGGGCGCTGGTGGGGCCGGGACGCGTCGAGGAGGCGCGCCACGAGGTCGATCTGCCGGGCACGGGGCGGGTCGTGGCGCTGGCCGTGGACGGACGGGGCGAGGATCTCTTTGCGGGAACAACCGAAGGGACTCTCGTGCGGGTGGACCTGAGGGGCGCGCGGGCCCCTCAGGTCGTGGGGACCCAAGCGGTGACTCCCGACGGCGCGGGCGTATCCGTTCTCGGATTTCTTCTGGGGGACCGGACGTTGATCGTGGGCGACGTTCGAGGGCGCCTCTCGGGCTGGGGACTGGTGCGCGGAGAAGGGGATGCATGGATCCTCCGGAAGTACCGGGATTTCGCTCCGCACGGGGCCGCGATGGCCGGATTCCAAGCTTCCTCGCGCGACAAGGGATTCCTCACGTGGGACGTTCAAGGGGAGATTCGCCTCCACCACGGCACGACGGGCCGGACGGTCGCGGAGATCCATGCGGGTCCGGGCGCCGTGGCGTGTCTGGCTCCGAAGGGGGATGGGATCTTCGCGGTCGATCCCGGAGGGCGGGTCCGCTCCTGGGATCTTTCGAATCCCCATCCCGAAGTCACGCTCGGGACGCTTTTCGGCCGCGTCTGGTATGAGGGGTACGAACGACCCGAGTTCGTCTGGCAGTCCACCGGGGGCACGGACGACTTCGAGCCGAAGCTGAGTCTGGTGCCTCTCGTCTACGGGACGCTCAAGGGGACCTTTTATGCCCTTCTCTTCGCCGCGCCGCTGGCGCTCCTGGCCGCCCTCTACGTCTCCCAGTTCATGCATCCGAGTCTCCGGTCGGTCGTCAAGCCGGTCGTGGAGATCATGGCGGCGCTTCCGAGCGTGGTCTTGGGTTTTCTGGCGGGACTGTGGCTGGCGCCACGGGTGGAGCGGTGGCTGCCCGGGCTTCTTCTGGCGGGGCCCCTGAGCGCGGGGCTCCTGCTGGCGGGAGCGGCCGTCTGGCGGCGCCTGCCAGCGGGCGCTCGGAAATGGATCCGACCCGGAAGAGAAATCGTTCTTGTGTCCGCCCTGGTCGGAATCGGTCTGGCCGTGTCGCTTCCCCTGGGGGCCTGGCTCGAACGCGCGGCGGCCGGCGGGGACTACCGGAACTGGTTGCGCGAAGTTTTGGGACTTTCCTTCGATCAGCGCAACTCGATCGTGGTCGGGATCGCCATGGGGTTCGCGGTCATCCCCGTGATTTTCACCATCGCGGAGGATTCGCTTTCGGGCGTGCCGGGGCACCTCACGGCGGGCTCGCTGGCGCTCGGGGCCACACGCTGGCAGACGGCGATCCGCGTGGTGCTTCCCACGGCGAGCCCCGGAATCTTTTCGGCGGTCATGGTCGGCTTCGGCCGCGCGGTCGGCGAAACCATGATCGTGCTCATGGCGACCGGGAACACGCCGATTCTGAGCCCGTCGCCCTTCAACGGCTTCCGGGCGCTTTCGGCGAACATCGCGGTGGAGCTGCCGGAGGCGCCTCACGGGAGCACCCTCTACCGGGTGCTCTTCCTGGCGGCGCTTCTTCTTTTCGCGATGACGTTCGCGGCCAACACCGTGGCGGAACTCGTCCGGCTCCGCCTCCGGAGGAGGTATCAGAGCCTGTGA